One region of Sulfuricurvum sp. IAE1 genomic DNA includes:
- a CDS encoding porin, which translates to MKLGKLSLVAVMALGTSAFAIDNVKVNGEAKVWYQTSETLGSNLDMFDHGTNSLAEVSLLVGATMDLAPNLSMGASAYALTTLGLENNLVGQVPAARLNPDGTAATGALDDQSWARELYLAYTAGKTTLKVGRQELNTPLAFTEKWNVVDNTFDAAVVLNNDLPDTTLVGAWVGKDNGAASNTTVNNGGKFSTFGATGAYAAGAINKSIPNTTVQAWYYDVQSVADAYWLQADAKLMNDMVELGLQYANMDKKYVNYSDTDIYAVKLGVNVANSNIYAAYSSASDNNGNGIAQADNFSNVATGDKSMIYTALGSIYMDGEHTTKSDTDAWKIGASTKMIPGVTLSASYGEAETDGNNNAANKAEYSAWDVIASGKVGPLGLTAIYTQYDKEDNTGAKTIDTDTLRIIASLKF; encoded by the coding sequence ATGAAATTAGGAAAACTGAGTCTTGTAGCCGTTATGGCTCTGGGAACAAGCGCGTTTGCGATTGACAACGTCAAAGTAAACGGTGAAGCGAAAGTTTGGTATCAAACATCAGAAACACTGGGAAGCAACCTTGATATGTTCGACCACGGGACTAACTCGTTGGCAGAAGTATCATTGTTGGTCGGTGCAACAATGGATCTTGCTCCAAACCTCAGCATGGGTGCCAGCGCGTACGCGTTGACGACGCTCGGTCTTGAGAACAACCTTGTCGGACAGGTTCCTGCCGCACGTTTGAATCCGGATGGTACAGCCGCAACGGGTGCATTGGACGACCAGTCATGGGCTCGCGAATTGTACCTTGCCTACACTGCCGGTAAAACAACCCTCAAAGTCGGTCGCCAGGAACTGAACACTCCGCTTGCGTTCACCGAAAAATGGAACGTTGTTGACAATACTTTCGATGCTGCGGTTGTATTGAACAACGATCTTCCGGATACGACACTGGTCGGTGCATGGGTCGGTAAAGATAACGGTGCCGCAAGCAACACGACTGTCAACAACGGCGGTAAATTCTCGACGTTCGGCGCTACCGGTGCCTACGCTGCAGGTGCGATCAACAAATCAATCCCTAACACAACGGTTCAAGCGTGGTACTACGACGTTCAGAGCGTTGCGGATGCTTACTGGTTGCAGGCGGATGCGAAACTGATGAACGACATGGTAGAACTGGGTCTTCAGTATGCAAACATGGATAAAAAATACGTCAACTACAGCGATACTGACATTTATGCAGTAAAACTGGGCGTAAACGTTGCCAACTCAAACATCTATGCGGCGTATTCGTCTGCAAGCGACAACAACGGGAACGGTATCGCACAAGCGGATAACTTCTCAAACGTTGCAACAGGTGATAAATCAATGATCTATACTGCGCTGGGAAGCATCTACATGGACGGTGAGCACACCACAAAATCGGATACCGATGCGTGGAAAATCGGTGCTTCTACGAAAATGATCCCGGGTGTAACTTTGTCAGCAAGCTATGGTGAAGCCGAAACAGACGGTAACAACAATGCTGCCAACAAAGCTGAATACAGTGCATGGGATGTAATCGCGTCTGGTAAAGTCGGACCACTCGGTTTGACTGCTATCTATACGCAGTATGACAAAGAAGACAATACCGGTGCTAAAACCATCGATACTGACACTCTCCGTATCATCGCTTCTTTGAAATTCTAA